The following are encoded together in the Flavobacterium sp. TR2 genome:
- a CDS encoding META domain-containing protein yields MKKYTFAVLSVLTLLFASCTASKSASSGEDLFGTTWELEYISGPRIAFGGLYPNKKPQITFDKKETKVYGNNGCNGYSAPYTLSGKSLTFGEPGPTTMMFCEGGGEQTFLKQMEKITSYSIDKDGKLNLIEGDVPMMRFKKVAKQ; encoded by the coding sequence ATGAAAAAATACACATTTGCAGTCCTTTCCGTTTTAACCTTATTATTTGCTTCATGTACGGCATCAAAATCTGCTTCAAGCGGCGAGGATTTATTTGGAACAACTTGGGAATTAGAATATATCTCGGGGCCAAGAATAGCATTTGGAGGATTATATCCGAACAAAAAGCCTCAAATTACTTTTGACAAGAAAGAAACCAAGGTTTATGGAAATAATGGCTGTAACGGTTACAGTGCGCCATATACTTTAAGCGGCAAATCTTTAACTTTTGGAGAGCCTGGACCGACAACGATGATGTTTTGCGAAGGTGGAGGAGAACAGACATTTTTGAAACAAATGGAAAAAATTACAAGTTATTCTATTGATAAAGATGGAAAACTAAATTTAATTGAGGGCGATGTGCCAATGATGCGATTTAAAAAAGTAGCCAAACAATAG
- a CDS encoding aminopeptidase P N-terminal domain-containing protein → MKQFLFLFAFAFTVQFVHSQENLPTDYLTKEFHQGRRDAFRALMPANSVAVVFSYPERVFSKDVDYNYHQNPDMYYLTGYKEPDAVLLLFKEPQGTEKYTEVLFVRERNATLETWTGRRLGTEGAKSKLGFTTVYNGKDFNGFAIDFKKFDKIIYDKSAPGIHDYTYNTADLFDLVKIFKSKAGITQESEASTDLFTNITNSLREIKTPEELVLMRKTVKLSCIAHNEVMKAVGPDMSENEADGIHAYIHRHYGAEGEGYHPILGAGANGCILHYGENNATKMDNQLLLMDVGSEYHGYSADVTRTIPANGKFTEEQKAIYQIVYDAQEEVFKICKEGTPIQDLNKKAKEVITAGLIKLGIITDPKDVKLYYPHGCSHFLGLDVHDKGNYMGTLKENMILTVEPGIYIPANSKCDKKWWNIGIRIEDDILMLKNSYENLSADSPRKWQDIEALAKQKSTFNDMKLPKI, encoded by the coding sequence ATGAAGCAATTTCTATTTTTATTTGCATTTGCATTTACAGTGCAGTTTGTTCATTCGCAAGAAAACCTGCCAACCGATTACCTCACAAAAGAATTTCATCAAGGACGCCGAGACGCTTTTAGAGCTTTAATGCCTGCCAATTCAGTTGCCGTTGTTTTTTCATATCCAGAAAGGGTTTTCTCAAAAGACGTTGATTACAATTACCACCAAAATCCTGATATGTATTATCTAACAGGCTACAAAGAACCAGATGCTGTTTTATTGCTTTTTAAAGAACCTCAAGGAACAGAAAAATACACTGAAGTTCTTTTTGTGCGAGAGAGAAATGCAACTCTCGAAACATGGACAGGAAGGCGTTTAGGCACTGAAGGAGCAAAATCGAAATTAGGATTTACGACTGTCTACAACGGAAAAGATTTTAATGGCTTTGCAATTGACTTCAAAAAATTTGACAAAATCATATATGATAAATCGGCGCCTGGAATTCATGATTATACTTACAACACAGCAGATCTTTTTGATTTAGTTAAAATTTTTAAATCTAAAGCAGGAATTACACAAGAGAGCGAAGCTTCAACAGATTTGTTTACCAATATCACAAATTCTCTTCGTGAAATCAAAACGCCAGAAGAACTTGTTTTGATGCGTAAAACCGTAAAATTGTCCTGCATTGCCCACAACGAAGTGATGAAAGCAGTTGGTCCCGATATGAGCGAAAATGAAGCTGACGGAATTCACGCCTATATACACAGACACTATGGCGCGGAAGGCGAAGGCTATCATCCAATTTTAGGTGCGGGAGCAAACGGATGCATCTTGCATTACGGAGAAAACAATGCCACAAAAATGGACAACCAATTATTGCTAATGGATGTTGGGTCTGAATACCACGGCTATTCTGCAGATGTTACCAGAACAATACCTGCCAACGGAAAGTTTACTGAAGAGCAAAAAGCGATTTATCAAATTGTTTATGATGCGCAAGAGGAAGTTTTTAAAATTTGCAAAGAAGGAACTCCAATTCAGGATTTGAATAAAAAAGCAAAAGAAGTTATTACAGCAGGATTAATTAAACTAGGAATTATCACAGACCCGAAAGATGTAAAACTATACTATCCGCATGGCTGTTCGCATTTTCTTGGCCTAGATGTTCACGACAAAGGAAATTATATGGGAACTTTAAAAGAAAATATGATCCTGACCGTTGAGCCTGGCATTTACATTCCAGCAAACAGCAAATGCGACAAAAAATGGTGGAATATTGGTATTCGCATTGAAGATGATATTCTAATGCTTAAAAATTCATACGAAAACCTATCTGCAGATTCTCCAAGAAAATGGCAGGATATTGAAGCTTTGGCTAAACAGAAAAGCACTTTTAACGATATGAAACTTCCTAAGATCTAA